From the Selenomonas timonae genome, one window contains:
- the cobS gene encoding adenosylcobinamide-GDP ribazoletransferase encodes MNSFLIGLQFLTRIHLVRQTVWTAEDFGRSTRFFPLVGLVLGICYALAAWLLLYAFGMRSLTAALLLILPLLLTGGLHADGFMDTADGVFSGRDRARKLEIMKDSRVGAFGVVSFVMLMFVQYALLSDLAPMLFVPALFVMPIIGRLAMVLAVACFPYAREDGMGKTFADMADRSTAVIAALTTAVLVLPWGMLATAALVLGTLFALLFCRTMTNILGGVTGDVYGAATVLTETLVLAVFSLASSYPNVWGILWK; translated from the coding sequence ATGAATTCTTTTCTGATCGGACTTCAATTTCTCACGCGCATTCATCTCGTCAGACAGACCGTGTGGACAGCGGAGGATTTCGGGCGCAGTACGCGCTTCTTCCCGCTCGTCGGGCTTGTGCTCGGCATTTGCTATGCGCTTGCTGCGTGGCTGCTGCTCTATGCATTCGGAATGCGGTCGCTGACTGCCGCGCTCCTGCTCATCCTGCCGCTCCTATTGACAGGTGGGCTGCATGCGGACGGCTTCATGGACACAGCGGACGGCGTGTTCTCGGGGCGGGATCGTGCGCGCAAGCTCGAGATCATGAAGGACAGCCGTGTCGGCGCATTTGGCGTCGTGTCGTTTGTCATGCTCATGTTCGTTCAGTATGCGCTGCTCTCCGACCTAGCGCCTATGCTCTTCGTACCTGCACTCTTCGTCATGCCGATCATCGGCAGGCTCGCGATGGTGCTTGCCGTTGCGTGCTTTCCCTATGCGCGTGAGGACGGCATGGGCAAGACGTTCGCGGATATGGCGGATCGCAGTACCGCTGTGATCGCCGCGCTGACGACGGCGGTGCTCGTCCTGCCGTGGGGTATGCTCGCCACAGCTGCGCTTGTACTCGGCACGCTCTTTGCGCTCCTCTTCTGCCGTACGATGACCAATATCCTCGGCGGGGTTACGGGCGATGTCTACGGGGCGGCAACCGTACTCACGGAGACCCTTGTCCTCGCCGTATTTTCACTTGCGTCATCATATCCGAATGTTTGGGGGATTTTATGGAAATAA
- the cbiB gene encoding adenosylcobinamide-phosphate synthase CbiB has translation MISPSLIAMAAFFLDTVLGDPQTRWHPVAVLGRLIAFLEKLLYPLRGSDAQKFAMGSLLTLLVLCISYAFADGLLLAARQLPVAWGADVVSVILLYFCISPRMLAKAGQDIYALLVKGDIAAAREHVGYIVGRDTAELDEADAARAAIETVAENTVDGVIAPLFFFALGGAPLAVLYRAANTMDSMLGYKNERYLYFGRMAARVDDVLNFVPARMTGILFVMAAFLLGYDGRNALNILVRDAAGHPSPNGGHAEAPVAGALHIRLGGVNYYFGERHFRAYMGDAHMEITAKHILGAIRLMYTVTVLYLLLYYILSLYYSV, from the coding sequence ATGATCTCGCCCTCCCTCATCGCCATGGCGGCGTTCTTTCTCGACACTGTGCTCGGCGATCCGCAGACGCGATGGCATCCCGTCGCTGTGCTGGGACGCCTGATTGCATTTTTGGAGAAGCTGCTCTATCCGCTGCGGGGGAGCGACGCGCAGAAATTTGCGATGGGATCGCTCCTGACACTGCTTGTGCTCTGCATTTCCTATGCGTTTGCCGATGGGCTTCTCTTGGCGGCGCGTCAGCTGCCCGTGGCCTGGGGCGCGGATGTCGTCAGCGTCATCCTTCTCTACTTCTGCATCTCGCCGCGCATGCTGGCAAAGGCGGGGCAGGACATCTATGCGCTGCTCGTCAAGGGCGACATTGCGGCGGCGCGCGAGCACGTCGGCTACATCGTTGGACGCGACACGGCAGAGCTGGATGAGGCGGATGCCGCGCGTGCGGCAATCGAGACGGTTGCGGAGAACACCGTGGATGGCGTAATCGCGCCGCTCTTCTTCTTTGCTCTTGGCGGTGCTCCGCTTGCCGTGCTCTACCGCGCGGCGAATACGATGGATTCCATGCTCGGCTATAAGAACGAGCGCTATCTCTACTTTGGGCGCATGGCGGCGCGTGTGGACGATGTGTTGAACTTTGTTCCAGCACGCATGACAGGCATACTCTTCGTGATGGCGGCGTTCCTGCTCGGCTATGACGGGCGCAACGCGCTGAACATTCTCGTGCGCGACGCCGCAGGGCATCCGAGTCCGAACGGCGGTCATGCGGAGGCGCCCGTTGCAGGAGCGCTGCACATCCGCCTCGGCGGTGTCAATTACTACTTTGGCGAGCGGCACTTCCGCGCCTATATGGGAGACGCGCATATGGAGATTACGGCGAAGCACATCCTCGGCGCAATCCGCCTCATGTATACCGTGACCGTCCTCTATCTGCTGCTTTACTATATCTTATCTCTGTATTACTCTGTTTAG